The Sesamum indicum cultivar Zhongzhi No. 13 linkage group LG6, S_indicum_v1.0, whole genome shotgun sequence genomic interval AATATTGCTGCTCTTCAGGTTGTTTTCTTCTCgacttttcttcttccttctaactaggaaaaaatattttagtattattattttctttgtgtgtgtggaaAGAATCATTTCAGCGGGCCTGTGTTGGAGAAACTTGTTGTTTATAATATGTATTTCATTTTGCACTATCTGCACAGAGTTGCTTGATGTGAGTGTGGTGAAATTGCATTGCAGTTGGCAGTTAGCAAGATGATGAGTTGATCTTGAGTTTATGGGGGTAAAGATAATCTCAAATTGCAGAAAAGTGTACAAAACAGTAAcatcttttacaaaattaaatataagacAAGTACTAAAGTTCTGTTAATAAGAATACTAGCATAGAGAAAAAGTACGCCCGGTTTTCATTATACTTTAATGTGttcattttaattgttatgtTAGCTTTATATTTGAGTTAACTGTGTAAATTAATCAACTTTGATCACATGATCAAGTTATGCTTGAATATGATGAGAATGCCAAtgttttaataacaaaatactcaaaaacGATAAAAGTATCAATTTGTTTAGAATTATAACCCCTCACATTTGCAGTTAATTTTCCATCCTTGGTCTGTTGCTGGAATATATCTTCTAGACCATATGGAATTTGTTTCTATGATCCGAAGTCTTTGTGATGCAGTAGTACTTGTGTTAGTTGAATCTTTAGCTCCATTCATTAATCTTGATATGATGGTCATTTCTAGTGAGATTTAAAATCTCAAAGTCTTGAATCCCAAATGTGATACCATGATATGTTGTCATGACATGCTTATAAGTCTTACAAAAGGGTGATCGCATGATCTATTATCTTAACATGTTTAGACATCTAATACGTTGTGTACAAGTGCATATATGTCCAACTGCCACTTAAAGGCGGTGAATTTGGCAACTTTATGTTTCTTTGCTGTAAGTCTTTGAAGGAAACAAAGTGATTAAATGATTAAATGCTTTGTATTCCAGTTCGAGTGGGCCTGGCAACACCCAGTGGAATCTCTAGCAGTAAGGACGGCTGCTGCAAATTTCAAATCCCTTGGTGGACTTGCAAACAAGATCAAATTGGCATATACAATGCTCACTCTTCCTGCATGGCAGGGGTACGTCACTTCTTCCACCTTCACCTAGTTGATTCAATCTGCGATTATGACTTGCCATATTCATgactttgtttcttttgtttgcaTCATTTTCTTAGTTTGAACCTCACAGTGAATTTATTCtcaacaaaatatcaaaagtatACCTCCTGTTGTCCATCCTTGCCTGAGCAAATGCGAACACAAGTCTGTTCCATGGATGAGTTGCCATGTTACAATCTGAATGTATATGTGAACGATGACGATGAAGAAGAGGAATGTAATATGACTAGCAATCTCCTGGAACCGCTGGGCAATAATTTAAGAAGCAGAAGCAACATTCATGATTCTCCGAGCAGTCGTCTTAGCACTGAAGAAAATGTTCTTCAGCTAATCAATGATAGAGATAATGCCACTTCAGAAACCATTGGATGCTTAGCAAAAACTTGGGTAGGATGGCCTCAGAACTCGCATTCAAtcagagaagaagaagaagacgaAGGGCCGTCATTTATCATCAACACCACCCCTGGTGGAACATCGTGTTCCTTGGCTAGTCCCTACATAGTTGAAGACGTGCAAAGTCCCAGATTGACTAAAGAGTTGGTAACTTCAGAATTGGACAATCCTCTTACAAGACGGTCGGCAATTGCCTTGGTTGCGGATAAACCGTTAATCTGGAGTCCAGGTGATATTACTCATAAAGTCGAGATCATAGAAATTTTTACTCCTTCTCCTTGCTGTAGGGTAAATTCAGGCAGCAAGAAGAGAAGGCCAAGTCTGTGCCCAGAGATAATTGACTTGACGAACTCTCccatgtttgtataattagtgTTCCAGCTTTAACGTGTAAACCATCCGTTCCTCGTTGGAACGGTTTTTGACACTCATAAGGAACATTAGATAGATGATGACGTCatgattctaaatttttatgtgttatttttttggcacGACAAAACCGCTACTAGATGTGTTGcaaaaaactattacaaattCCGTTTCAAAAATCGGTTTACCTTtggaatgataaaatattggaATTCTATTTCGAACACTTGATTAAAATTAGTAATGGTCTTGAGACGACTGTTCCTAATTGTGATACAatgaatgtaaaaaaaaaatgacatttaGTAAATGTTTCCAAAATGAGTAgcaatttggaacgattttgtACTAGGATTAAAGGGACTGTTTAATGATttctactaaaaaaaattgttgtgtTACAAAGGTCGTGACTAAATTAGTGTCAAGTTGGACGATTTTGTgtacttttaataatatatttctaaGGTCgttctaaaaagaaaaagaaatggataTATTACAACAGATagaaaaccgttccaaaatgaGGTCCTaagaccgttccaaatacAATACAGACTGTAAGTAAACGGCTAGTTTTTAACGACTATTTTTGTGTTTCCAGAAACCGTTTCAAATTTTCCTGTTCCcctctttccatttaatctcactatcttcttccatttttatattcactttatttcttcaatctctcttgaattttcttgatttctcactatcccactaatatttttatacactcGTTCATCAATTTGCCTCGaattttctttgatatttgaagttatttttgtCAGGTAACtactttaaccctttatttgttagttgattatatttattattcttttgtctaataaatttaatattataataatatatatatgtttgtgtgtgtagGATTCATCATTTAAAACAattgaggagatggatgtatgagaagaacctgCCGAGGAGGGCAAGTCTTATTCTGGAGTTTGAGGCTGGTGTTACTACATTTATAAAATGGGCCAagtctcaatatatatatatgatagtGAGAAAATTAACAGTCCTTGTcagaagtgcaaaaatgaagtGTTTAAAACCTCGgatgaggtaaattttgacttgtaTATGAAAGATTTTGTGCCggagtattataattgaatttcacATGGCAAGGAGAGGGTGCAGAAGTACTTTGAGGCCATCATTGTGCTACTTTGATATGGACCGTGGACGACTTACCTACTTATGAGATGGCGTCTGAATGGAGTACCGTTGGTGTTATGGGGTGTCCAGTCTTTATGGAAGAAACACGTGCATTCTATCTGCAGCAACGTGCTACTTTGACTACCACAAACAGTTCCTCTCCCCGAACCATCCATATTGTAGGAATAAGAAGGCATTCACTATGAATAGAATAGAAAAAAGGTTGCACGTCCAAGATTGATGGGAGAAGAGATCCACTATTGAGTTGAAGAGTTTAGTCCTGCGGTTGAAGTGTCCTGCTTATGGGATGGCGTCTGAATGGAGTATCGCTGGTGTTATGGGGTGTCCAGTCTTTATGGAAGACACACGTGCATTCTATCTGCAGAATGGTAGAACGACGTGCTACTTTGACTGCCACAAACAGTTCCTCTCCCCGAACCGTCCATATTGTAAGAATAAGAAGGCATTCACTAtgaacaaaatagaaaaaaaggcTGCACGTCGAAGATTGATGGGAGAAGAGATCCGCTATTGAGTTGAAGAGTTTAGTCCTGCGGTTGAAGTGTTCTGCTTATGGAATGGCGTCTGGATGGAGTACCGTTGGTGTTATGGGGTGTCCAGTCTTTATGGAAGACACACGTGTATTCTATCTGCAAAACGGTAGAACGACATGCTAATTTGACTGCCACAAACAGTTCTTCTCCCCGGACCATCCATATTGTAGGAATAAGAAGGCATTCACtataaacaaaatagaaaaaaaggcTGCACGTCGAAGATTGACGGGAGAAGAAATTCGCTATTGAGTTAAAGAGTTTAGTCCTGCGGTTGAAGTGTCGTTGTCGCTCCGAGACGACTATGGTACCAAGCATAAGTGGATAAAGAAAAAGCATTTTTTGAGAGCTCGAGTACCTGTCGACGCATCTGATATGATACAATCTTGATGTCATGCACATTGAGAAGAATGTGcttgacaatatattcatgcaCGGAAGAACCTGAGGATCATATGTAATCGATCGGAACTTGAGGTTGACGAAAGGAGGCCAAACATAATGCCCAAAATCGTATATACCCTGACCAAGGAGCAGAAGAGGAGGATATGTGAATGGATTTGTTATGAAGTTTCATAATGGTTACACATCTAATTTTGCCCGTTATGTCGATATGAAAGAGTTGAGGCACAATAAGCAATACAAGTATACTACATGGAGTACTCTAGCATGAAGAGAGGTGAAGTAGATTGATGACTATCTGCAAAACAAAAAGCCAGAAGAGTTATTGATGACAATCGATGGACTGAAGTTGCATTTCAAGAAGAGGAAACAATACGTGCTCCACAAGTTTTGACGGAGAGCCATAATTATGAGCTGATGACCCaaataatatacaattaatcaTTGAACTTTCTATTGCTAATCAACAAGGAACTAGTACATCTCGAACGACAAATGATGAATCTGATGACTAATCTAACAAAGATAGCTTTGGCGAGGATTACAAGactgaagaaaataataattatgattgaaaGTGTGTTCACAGtttctataataattactgattaaacatttttataattattctttacaaaatattataacttttttaaaaaagaattgttcAAATTTGGGATGGTCTCACGTGACAAAGACCACTCCTGAACTGTTACAAACTAAAAcggtaaaaacaaaaactgatTCGGGGTTTgggttatttttttgtttaatttatcatataatttttatagatactttattattatctagaaaatatatttcttttataattttatgtattttatttttttttgttgtttaagtaaaaatatttattatatacatgcaGCAACTTCATGCTACgaaaactaatataaatataaattcaaaatatgttttcataatagagagaaaaaaaagacataTCCAGTCAGATAGAAAGaccccaaataaaaaaatgtttcatTCTAATTTTCCACGCATGGCTTACGTGGCACGGGTTTTCCTACTTAAGTGCTTAGGTAGTAGCTAGTTttacaacaaattcaaatcagTAAAAGTCCTAAAAAAAGCCCACTTTTGTCTATGTAAGCAAATTTCGGctgctttttaaaatttggtggcCGAAGTCCTATGATTgacaaaataaagtttaatcGGGTACTATTTGCCACCCCTTTATATAAGATTCTTGTTTTgccatttttaatatataggacagtaaatgcaattaaatttctttttattaaataactaaatatacAAAGAGATATCTTCCCaaacttattatatttaatcctttGCCATATATACTTCAGAATTTGAGGTTTCCTTATGAAGTTAAATTGCATGCTTAAATTGTGAAACTCTCTGATACTATTTGGTTATTTCAAAATCTATCTTCATGAATTTGTTCAGAATACAAGCGACTTAATCTTGAAACTTGTTGAAAAACATGGAGTCTCTGCAAAGCAAGATTTGTGCAAATTTCAACCATTTCGCAAGTACACTTCAATTTACCAATTCACATTCATAGAATAACAACTcacaaaactgaaaattggCACAGACGGTACACAATCTGACAAAAGATCATGACAATTCTCCCAGTAACAGCTTGATGATGCTGAAAGTGCAACCCCGGGAAGCCCGATGTGTGCTGCTACGCCCAGCGCGGAAGCACAAAGTAGAAACAGGCGACTCGCAATCCTCCGCTTCCATATTCCTGGAATCAAATGACCTCCTCGGAGGAGTACGTTGCTTCGTCCCAGACGGAATAACCAGTGGGGATGAAGTTGTTGACCATGGGGACGACGAAGAAGACGAGCACGACGACCTGGAAGGGGACTGGTGAAACTGGGCTTTGTTGAGATTGAGCTTGGGCAGGAGTAAAGCAGGCACAATGTTGTTCTTTCTGGGGGGTTTTCTTGAAATAGGGTTGGAATGGAATGAAGGCGGGGGTGTGAGAGGAGGGAGTGGGGAATCCCTGGATTCGACCTTAGGCGTTCCGGGTTGGGATTCCCATCGGAACGGAATGCCAATCCTACCTTCTTGATAGTAAACATCGTCGAACGACGACACGTCCCTCATCGTGTGTTCCTTCCGGGAGAGACGACGCCTGGAAGATAGCTTTTCTTCTGATGATGGCTTAGTTCTGATGGAGTTTAGTGCTATGATCTGTGTATTTGTTCTTGGCATCGTCATCACTGTCGGATTTTCTACTAGGGTTTGGAGGCTGTAGTTTAGTGAAGTGAAGCGAGAAGAGAGTTTAAGGTGGTCGGAAGTTGATCGAATTTCGAAAGAGAAATGCTaacaactaaaatatatatatgatctaaGGCGTtggtattaattatatatatatccttagATCCAAATATAGAGTTTTCACATGCGAGACATGTGTTTCAAGTTTAGACTAGAGAATAAACTAATgagaagaatttttttttgaagggGAATTAATGCGAAGATTAGAGAAATCAcgtatttgaaaatttagtaCTATACCTCAATCTTGCATGCAATACAACTACTCCTGTAATCGCAGCTtactgaaaattaaagtaaagtttaacataattttatgttatatataatccCTGAAAATTGGAGGAAAAGTCGgtgttataattaaattgtgattaaagtataattttggtaaaaaaaattcaatatcacatttttaatcctataaattAGGGTCcctatgtattttttaatcttattttcataaatatcaaaataattatcaccATATTTGCGAGAGGTTGTGATTTTAAGTCCTCCTTCCAACTTCTGATAAAAAGTTGCAAATCACGTGGTagttaaattttcaatttagagGAGaaattttacacataattaatCGCTTGTGCTTTTTGTTATCAAACTTCTGACGTAAATCAGGAGTAAGATGTAAAGTgagaatttcttaaaatatgtgactaattatttcaaaatgaaaaattacaattttctcttatGTTTTCACAATATTCTTGCCCCCCTAATTAGATTggaatattaaaacaaaaaattcatttttggatATACATAGAATCATACTTTAAacaatttatagaaaaattgaaatcaaatgatattttggGACAAATTAAAGTACTACTAATTAAAAAACCCtttgtataaattaactaattaaagtTTCGGTATTATAGTTGACTGTTGAAAACAACACAAGCTAGAGTTTTATAGTTTGTGATGGAGAGTAGGTATCTAATTAACAAGGATTCATGTGCACTCATGAGGAAACTAAAATAAGAACTACGTACAAGAACTCAGAcagatattatataattagtaagtCAACTTTACTAGCTCAGTGATGTCCCcttaaacataattaaagaACCAAATGGGATATTgacaagtatatatttataggttTAAGTGAATTTTTGTGTCCTAATTTAATTAGGTTATTTGGTGTTTtcgttttttaatttttttaaatagtattttgtttttgtttttgttttttttttaattttcgcaattcaatcttttttttggCTGGAAGAAAAATTAGTGCATTTTCTAGCTTATTGGGACTGTTTTTGGCAGAAAATATAACTACATCTGAGGAATGAAAGCAGATCTTGAAAGAAGTTAGGACAAAGAAAGGAGAGTTTCTCTCTTctctaacaaaaaattgaattcgaGTGCTTCCCATATTTCTATAGTTAAGTTGAAGCCACGTAGAAGTAATACAAAGAATTATGTCTTCTACAAGTAAAGAAGTAGACCAATTGAGCATTCATATGCTACTGCTGGAAGAAGGtccaatttttcctccaaccaaaaatacttaattggTCATGCTTTAGGCACGTGATCTACACTGTTAAATTATAGACGAAAAAATAGATGAGGAGCGGACAGACTAATTCTTATAAGttatgggattaaaagtgttaatcacataataatgagaccaaaagtaaAAAGGGCCTAACTTatggaatataaaaaatactatttcccctttgtatatatatgcaatttacccccctccCCCCTTCCGCCTCCCCgaatgatattacaaatgaataaattactctgatttgaaaaaaaaaatcagtaatttaaaaaatatcacacgGGTTatctgcattttaaaaaatatcatgataattaaaaaagaacgttcattttaaaaaatataaaaaaatacatagagataaattaatatttattttttcgtaaaagaaataattaattattcattcgCAATATTAGAGGGGCTGCTTGCATTTTTATGCATAACGTTAGAAGTGAAGAAGAAATCTTAATCAGCTTCTAACCCTCTTAATGAAGATGCTGTTAACTCAATTAGTTTAATAAACGTGAAGATacatgttttattaattaattcaggAAACAGCAGATATAAAGTAGTAAAATTAACACAGCTCGAAAATCATGGCTTATGCCACGTTATACAattgattgaaatttaattattaagcaATGAGGAAATTAATGGCGTCCCAATTTGAAGGATCTCTGCTACCTCTGCTtcactttctattttttactgctaaaattaattgttgacTAATTACTAAGATTTATAATAAGAATTAAGGGaaagaaaatcttgatttGCAGTAGTTGAGTCAGTAATTGACTTGtgaaaaaactaatatttgtAGCCGAAACTGAGAGGAAAGTGAgagcccttttttttttttaaaaaaaaatcctcttattttccttttatttatttattatttcggGAAAGGAGTGcaagttttcttttaaataagtgTGATGTGGACACAAAATGTTGAACAGAGGAAAGGTAAGAGCTCAGCACAATCTTCGCAAATTCCAAagtgtttttcttcttaatctttttgggttaatttatgggttaaatgcattttaccCTTTATCATACGTGAAATGAGTAAAGAATTCCTAGTGAAAAAAGAACTAAGATATTATTTCCTTATGTTTTTacaaatgaagtaaattatcataatt includes:
- the LOC105163868 gene encoding structure-specific endonuclease subunit SLX1 → MGKRKERGVTQETPISNHERCENGEEEEGGGGKGAGFFACYLLTSLCPRFKGHTYIGYTVNPRRRIRQHNGEIGSGAWRTKRKRPWEMVLCIYGFPTNIAALQFEWAWQHPVESLAVRTAAANFKSLGGLANKIKLAYTMLTLPAWQGLNLTVNLFSTKYQKYTSCCPSLPEQMRTQVCSMDELPCYNLNVYVNDDDEEEECNMTSNLLEPLGNNLRSRSNIHDSPSSRLSTEENVLQLINDRDNATSETIGCLAKTWVGWPQNSHSIREEEEDEGPSFIINTTPGGTSCSLASPYIVEDVQSPRLTKELVTSELDNPLTRRSAIALVADKPLIWSPGDITHKVEIIEIFTPSPCCRVNSGSKKRRPSLCPEIIDLTNSPMFV
- the LOC105163978 gene encoding uncharacterized protein LOC105163978, giving the protein MTMPRTNTQIIALNSIRTKPSSEEKLSSRRRLSRKEHTMRDVSSFDDVYYQEGRIGIPFRWESQPGTPKVESRDSPLPPLTPPPSFHSNPISRKPPRKNNIVPALLLPKLNLNKAQFHQSPSRSSCSSSSSSPWSTTSSPLVIPSGTKQRTPPRRSFDSRNMEAEDCESPVSTLCFRAGRSSTHRASRGCTFSIIKLLLGELS